A window from Dysidea avara chromosome 2, odDysAvar1.4, whole genome shotgun sequence encodes these proteins:
- the LOC136247810 gene encoding uncharacterized protein yields MDRKTRKLLTINRGLHPKSDVDRLYLPRKKGGRGLKSVEDVVREEKCSLFHYLAKSKESLLKVVHDSEASRGVNRSRDENVDELASSYWPTKGDLTFESEGFLIAAQDQALNTRAVRQVYSGSANAQCRLCNTQAETVEHLISGCSQLDGTKYKLRHDNVARYIHWCLCGKHSFERVSNWWKHCPDSVIENDSVEILWDFNIFVDHFISARKPDIVVINNEAATISLIDVAVPADKHISAKEEEKLMKYQDLRIELERLWKKKTTMIPIVISSLNVYLLQKTALLGTATTLWKVLQLSGCG; encoded by the exons ATGGACAGAAAAACTAGGAAACTATTAACGATCAATAGAGGACTTCACCCTAAAAGTGATGTGGATCGTCTCTATCTCCCCAGAAAGAAAGGAGGAAGGGGATTGAAGTCAGTTGAAGATGTGGTGCGTGAAGAAAAGTGCTCTCTTTTTCACTATCTTGCTAAGAGTAAGGAGTCTCTACTGAAAGTTGTTCATGATTCTGAGGCATCTCGAGGTGTAAACAG ATCACGGGATGAGAATGTTGATGAGTTGGCCAGCTCATATTGGCCTACCAAAGGTGACTTGACTTTTGAATCAGAAGGTTTCCTTATAGCTGCACAGGATCAAGCTCTTAATACCAGAGCAGTTCGGCAAGTTTACTCTGGCTCTGCCAATGCTCAGTGTCGTTTATGCAACACCCAGGCAGAAACTGTAGAACATTTGATCTCTGGCTGTAGCCAATTAGATGGTACGAAGTACAAACTCAGACATGATAATGTTGCAAGATATATTCATTGGTGTTTATGTGGCAAGCACAGTTTTGAAAGAGTCAGCAATTGGTGGAAGCACTGCCCTGATAGTGTTATAGAAAATGACAGCGTTGAAATTTTATGGGACTTCAATATATTTGTTGACCATTTCATATCTGCAAGGAAGCCTGATATTGTTGTAATAAACAATGAAGCTGCCACCATTAGTTTGATTGATGTAGCTGTACCTGCAGACAAACACATTTCCGCTAAAGAAGAAGAGAAACTCATGAAGTATCAAGATCTACGAATCGAATTGGAGAGATTATGGAAGAAGAAAACAACAATGATCCCCATAGTAATAAGCTCACTAAATGTTTATCTCCTGCAAAAGACTGCGTTGTTAGGAACAGCTACCACTCTGTGGAAGGTTCTGCAGCTCTCAGGATGCGGGTAG